GCTGTCATGCCATGACCCTAAGTAGTCAGGCCATGGCTCTAAGCAGGGGCGGATTTGAGCATGTGCTAAGTGTGCCATAGCACAGGGCTCATAATTCGAAGGGCCCAAAAAAACCCAACATATATTATATTTAGTGATTCAATGCAAGTCCCTTTAATTGTTTGATATTAAGTTTTTTGCAAGCACTATTTTGAAAGATGCAAGTACTCAtgatattattagttttatagaacttattattataatataagaaAATATTTAGTATACAAAAGGCCTAGTTTGTATTTGTTGAACATGGCCCATATTTTTAACGGGACAACCCTGTGCCTTTAAGCCAGGCCATACGTTAGAGACAAACCCCAAAATACCATTTTCTTCACCCTTAAAGATATTAATCACAATTTTCATGCAAGGCTGGTCAGCAAATGTGTAAGGCTTCAAATCTTCATCTGTTGTAACATCACAATCTTTTGGAGGAGAGTCGGTAACTGGGACCGGGGTTGCCTCTACTTTTATCTCTTCATTGTCCCCAAATTTCTTATTTAATCTAATCCACTTCTCTCCAGGTCTCTCGGTCTTTCTTCAATCGCAAAAGATTTGAACTTTGGAACAAACTACACCAGAAACTCAATTATAATCATGTTTCTTGTTATAAATTGTCACCAAGAAGCCAACTTTTATCGAATAGTAATTACtttatgattatataaaaaaaacttcCAGCATCGTAATTTTATAAACAGAGACATCAATTTTATATACATATGCAACTGCTGCTATTTGCTATATGCTATATGCTATATGCTATGAGTGTGtgatatgtatttattttatatatgtataattattattatatgtatgaaattgaatttgaaattGAAATTTAAAGTCAGGAAATAAGAGGAGAAGATAAACAAGAGGGAAAATTAGATTAACCTGAGTAGGAGGATATGTATCGAGTTCGTATCTGATATCATGGCGAATGAGTCTACGAACTCGGTTATCCAGATCGGACTTATGCAACAACACCTTTGGTTTTATTCTGCGGAGGCGTTCGAGCAGCCGGAGAACCATTCTTGGTCGACGGTAGGGTTTAGGTGCGAAGGAGTTGGTCGTCGGTAGGGTTTTGGTGTGGAGGAGTTGGTCGtaataacaacaataaccaatTCAATCCAGCAAATCATATGCTAGTTAAGCGGAGGTGAAATATAGATAATCCTTCATCTATCTTAGAATAGAAGAGAAGTTGTTTTTCTAACTACCAAAGAAAAAATTCTCCACCACGGAAAAAGAAACTCATCTCTCTCTATTccgggatagagagattgcttccgtgaggagcTCCGGCAAAAAAAATGATGTGACACCATGAAAAtgttaaaatcaaatttccatgagtaGTAAAATCTACTTGAAATTCAATTTATACTCTACGAGACAGTCAAGACGCCAATAAGTTAACGCTTGTTGTTGCCTCAGTTACTAGAGTCGAAATAAATAGATAGATAAATAGatcgatagatagatagatatatgcAATTACTATTACCATATAGATTAGAAGATTATtatcaaattaattaaataaatattaaatatgttattatattataAGTTCTATGGTTGAGCAGATAATCAAATTAACCGAACTATAATCATATTAATCCGATAAAATCGAACCGAAGATGTAACCGTGGATATGGTTAACACTTATGGGTTAACCGAATTTTATGGAGCGGTTATGAAAATAAATGATATCCGCACCATATTAACTGAACCGCCCTGTTATCATTGTGAGTCTCACAACTTGTATGTTGTAACTACGTTCAATAGCAGTACCATCTACAATTCCCGGAATATAAGTTGCATTAAGGTCGGTAACGATAATCTATAACTATTCTTGTTAATATTTTTGATAGATTATATGAACTCACTTGTAAATGAGTTGAGTTTTGTGTCTAAAAACTAGCTACTATCGATGTGCAATTAGTCACTTTTTGATCTTctattatgaaatattaatatattaaccaACTAGGTATTCATGGTTTAGTATGCATCATTTTCATTCGAATGTGTATGTTTGTGTATAGTGTATGGACATGCTTTTCACATCATTTTTCATCTGAATAGTATGGTTGTATGATATTGTTGTTGTTCCATATATTTTTTTAGTGAACTATGTTTCTGTTTGCCAAACTCAGTAAGATGTATGTGCATATATTTTATGGCTGGCAAACAAGACCCATTCTTCAAAAGATGGGTCAGTTGGGTCGACCTTAGGTTTCCTCCGGGTTCATCTGAATAAATTTTTTAGTATGATAGCAGACCCAAACaggtctatatattatatctaaaaAAAATTAGAGCGGGTTCAATGGGTATGACAAACGGGTCTGCACAATTAAACACCATAACATCCAATTTATTGATATTTTTATGTACCGTCAATGTGTGACCGACAAAACAACCacttaaatatataatttaattcaaTCAATGTAACTGTTCTCTCTAACAATTTAATTAATGATTAAACTTGAAAAATCAAGTCTTTTTAGTTACGCTTCTTTGTttttcaacagtttaaaattttattattatatattatctatTACGTAAAACGGTCAAAACTATACGTAAAACATAAACGTAACTGAAAGGGGAACTGAAAAACGAAACGTGAAAATGAAAACCAAAACGTAAACGTAACTGAAAGGGGAACTGAAAACTGAAATGTGAAATGAAACTAAAAACTAAATTGCGAAACGCAAAACTGAAATGTAAAACCGAAACCTAGAATACGAAATTGAAATTTGAAaatgggtctcgacccaacccAACCCGACCCAAAAAATTATGAAAATAAATGGGTCTCAACCGAACCTGACCCAACCCGACCCggtctcgacccaacccgttcAACCCATTCAAAAGTCGACCTGTTTCGACCCAAACCCATTTGATCTCTGACTCAACCCGACCCAACCCGACCCGTTTGCCGGGTATTTATATTTCAACTTTTAATTGTACTAGATCACATGTCACACTATCGTGTTTGATAATAATATTTTGCAACTTTGATCGTTTGAACTTTAAACTTTGTAGACGGAATCACAACATAAGGAACACGTCATCgatgtggatttggagaagaatgaGACACCTCTGATTGATGTCGACTAAGAATCTATTGGAAATGAAGAGAATAATGGTGGTAATAAAAGATCATGGGTGTGGGAGTATTTTAATTACGTCAAAGGTAGTAATAATACTGAGGTTAAATGtagcttttgttcaagaaaaatttcGGTCGAAACGAAAACCTATGGTACGAGCTACATGTCATATCATTTAAAAAATGTATGCAAGAAATTACctgtttacaaaataaaaatatatgacAAAACAAACTACCTTGAACCTCAAACCCATCACTTTGGGGACGGTGGCGGTTGGGATGCTTATTCCTTTTAACAAGAAAAGGCTAGAAAATCTCTAGCTCGCATGTGTATTAATCTTTTAGTGTTGTCGATGATGAATGGTTAAGGGAGTTCGTCTGGATCTGAATCCCTCGTTTAAATTTCCATCTAGGTGGACTATAGCTAGAGATTGTTTGTCAATATATCAAGAAGAGAAGAATAAGCTCAAACGTTGTTAAAATTATCCTTCTCGAAATTCAATTGTTGTTAAAATTATGCTTCTCGAAATTCAATCGTTGAAACAACATTTTTTTGTGCTAGTTAGTATGTTGTACAATCTACTATCCTTCTCGAAATTCAATCGTTGTTAAAACTATGCTCCCTTCGTCCCACAATAGTATTCAttattgacttttcaaagtctttattTATTAATTTTGACTATAAATATTTTTAGTTgtgttatgtaatatttaatgaaaattatatgaatgaattgagttttaaatgtgttttcaaatatataaagtttattacATATTATACAACACAAATTAAAATATTTACAATCCCACATATTGTATCCTATTTTTAAAGATTTGACTTACAATTCCACATATTTTATCCTACATAAGCCCATTCACTATGCATGACAATAATGGGTATTGTTGTTCCACAAACAATGACAACAACCCCTTATGCATCATTGTCAATGGCATCGTTGTCATTTTTGTGGGAAAAGTCACGGTATGCACAACGATTATTGTGTATTGTGATTGGTCaacatttttttcttttttctttttatttctttatttatccaATACcaattatattttacccataacatCACAACACCACAAGTTCACAACAATGCATTTACCATAAGGCTTCCTTCATTCTACAATAATATCACATCAGTAAAAAGCACTCCCACAATACCACAACACCACAACAATACTCCGAGAATGGTCTAAACCAATCATTGATCGTCTATATGTTTTTTGCTTTAAAGTAAAAGTTTAgcttgtaatctttaatgttttaaatatacaCAAGTTTGTAATGGTTTATACATCTTGTCTAGAAAGTTTAATACGAAGTATATATTTACTTAATATTAGATGTATCATATCTATAAAAGATTATGATAGGATTTGTAAAGATTGTAATCCCTGAAAATCAGGGTGTTAGTTAGGCTTCATGGTGTATATATACATACGAGAGTGTTCAATGAAAAGCAAGCAATTTTACCTTCTATTATGGTATCAGCAGCTTAATACCGCGCAAATTACATCTCAAATTAATCTTCCTTTCTTCTTATTCTGCAATCATCCATACTCATCCTCTGTATTCTCTTTATCTCTTAAACATGTCAACCGATCCTCTCAAACTTGCTGCTCAACCCATCCACCAAATCCAATACTCTCTTCCCTTCAAACTGGACCTGGATACTAGCAAATACAATTCCTGGTCCGAACTATTTAAAATCCATTGTCGTGCACATGACGTCCTTGATCACCTTACTTCTGAAACACCACCAGCCTCTTCATCCAAAGGCAAAGACACGGAAGTCATCACCCCTCCTGAACTATGGGCTCGTCATGATGCTATTGTGCTACAATGGATATACGCTACTCTTTCTCTTGATCTGATGAACACGATAATGGAACCCGATGTCACCGCAAAGAAAACATGGGATCGACTCAAGAGCATGTTTCACGACAACAAACACTCTCGAGCCATAGCTCTGGAAAATCGATTCGTCAACACCAAACTAGACGATTTTCCCAACATGTCTACCTACTGTCAAGAACTTAAGATGATTGCAGATCAGTTAGGTGATGTTGACTCAAAGGTAGAACCTCATCGATTGGTTTTACAGTTGGTTGCTGGCCTCAACGACAACTACGCCCAAATTCGAACTCACATCAATCAAATGGATAAATTGCCTACCTTTTACGATGCTCGATCGAAATTAATTCTCGAAGAATCACTAAGAAATCGCCAGGCTACGATGAACAACTCCAACACCAACAACACAGCTTTGATTTCTACTGCTGAAAATCAGGATAATCGAACACAgggtctgtaacatcccgcctttttccgtttacttttccgtttaactatttaagttccgttatatgtttataacacatctcgttaatacgcgtttgaattatctcgtttaggtaattcccgtacccgtttcctaaattgagggactaaagttgccaaatggagaaagagatgactaggtcaactagtcaactctttcctctccattcattttatcacctcccaaataatacttcacctttttctctcaaaaccctcaaaccttcaatcatcatccaaattcgttcaagaaggattcgatcaaaacaaatagcatatttgaactcctcgtgatctcctcttcgtttccataccgatttcatcaattttgggtaactttctaaaatcactaattcttgtgttcttgagatttttaagttataaggttgttaattagtgtctatggctcgagtctagtttgtttatgtgatttgtatgctcgtttttgatattttgatgtaactagttcatattgaaagaatgcttgcttaatcttgagttttaggtgttcatatgttgttgaatgataaaagttcatgttttaattgtgttcctagcatcactagcttcaaattggtatgtaggttgacatggattagtttcatatgcaagattgttgaatttgtgattttggattagggtttgacgagctttacatgaacttttgatgtgtcaaatgctatgagatattgttgttaagtgttttgttgcaatgtgtgtttgattaccttcgaaacggcataacatacatgtaaattggttgcccgaatcataaaatgcgtttttggaacttaaactttgattatgaatgtttaattacggtttttggttattgtaagtggaagtttgattgatgaaatgtgcttagttgtattcctcgtcaaattacctttccaacgatatataataggcattataagtgtttgcgggtcaagagttgggttggaaaaggttttggctcgtgcatacttgggaaaaacagaaacagacctgcacagatggtggcgcggcgcgcccctaccccgcgcggtgcgccaaatggcctggccagaattctgtccaacttggtcaatttttgaataatgtttgctatgctacgcacctccgattcacatgtaacttgtcctaacatgctcatacgtGATTaagaacctcagaaaaatagttcgggacacgacccgaacgtgttgactttttcgttgactttgaccgaccaagtttgactttttgtcaaacttaatcaat
This genomic window from Rutidosis leptorrhynchoides isolate AG116_Rl617_1_P2 chromosome 2, CSIRO_AGI_Rlap_v1, whole genome shotgun sequence contains:
- the LOC139889506 gene encoding uncharacterized protein yields the protein MSTDPLKLAAQPIHQIQYSLPFKLDLDTSKYNSWSELFKIHCRAHDVLDHLTSETPPASSSKGKDTEVITPPELWARHDAIVLQWIYATLSLDLMNTIMEPDVTAKKTWDRLKSMFHDNKHSRAIALENRFVNTKLDDFPNMSTYCQELKMIADQLGDVDSKVEPHRLVLQLVAGLNDNYAQIRTHINQMDKLPTFYDARSKLILEESLRNRQATMNNSNTNNTALISTAENQDNRTQGL